The proteins below come from a single Staphylococcus sp. MI 10-1553 genomic window:
- a CDS encoding thioredoxin family protein, producing the protein MEVLKTLDAYEAFVANYQIAVVHVSRDNCSVCHAVLPRIQELVARYEGVALGNVSADDVPEIAGALSIFTAPVDIIFLEGKEMHREGRFIDLERIESQLNTIYEGVKGSNL; encoded by the coding sequence ATGGAAGTATTAAAAACACTGGATGCATATGAAGCGTTTGTTGCCAACTATCAAATCGCAGTCGTTCACGTTTCGAGAGACAATTGTTCAGTATGTCATGCCGTTTTACCACGTATTCAAGAGTTAGTTGCACGTTATGAGGGTGTTGCGTTAGGCAATGTCAGTGCAGATGATGTCCCTGAAATTGCAGGTGCGCTGTCAATTTTTACTGCCCCTGTCGATATCATATTCCTTGAAGGTAAAGAAATGCATCGTGAAGGCCGTTTTATTGATTTAGAACGTATTGAATCACAACTTAATACGATTTATGAAGGCGTCAAAGGCTCAAATTTATGA
- a CDS encoding alpha/beta hydrolase fold domain-containing protein gives MKRNVMSNLMGRYLSQQRHLKFKTQAEVDVFLEKRRVLNQSKHKQPDQINVKSNLIKDMFDDMQVFRFNFGHHIKNKILYIYGGTFVFQPSVFHWRFMDKLAYETLHEIVLPIYPKAPEFTYRETHEAIEQAYRRLLKETEPENIVIMGDASGGNMALSFAQKLMQQEELPLPGKLYLISPWLDISLSNQEITEQVQKKDPIQNIFSLQSIAKVWADDLERKNPRISPMYGPVRGLPPVYMFGGTCEVFYPDMRKLADYFEAEQQPIHFYEYRDMVTAFPLYPIVESRKVLKQIRKTIDS, from the coding sequence TTGAAACGAAATGTCATGAGTAATTTAATGGGAAGATACTTGTCGCAACAACGTCATCTCAAATTTAAAACCCAAGCAGAAGTGGATGTTTTTTTAGAAAAGAGACGTGTGTTAAATCAATCCAAGCATAAACAGCCAGATCAAATTAATGTGAAATCGAATTTAATCAAAGATATGTTTGATGATATGCAGGTGTTTCGCTTTAATTTTGGTCATCATATTAAAAATAAAATCTTATATATTTATGGAGGCACTTTCGTATTTCAACCCTCTGTTTTTCATTGGCGGTTTATGGATAAGTTGGCATATGAAACGTTACACGAAATTGTGTTGCCGATTTATCCTAAGGCTCCTGAATTTACATATCGTGAAACCCACGAGGCAATTGAGCAAGCTTATCGTCGCTTATTAAAAGAAACAGAGCCTGAAAATATCGTCATTATGGGCGATGCTTCAGGCGGAAATATGGCGCTCAGTTTTGCGCAGAAATTAATGCAACAAGAAGAATTGCCACTGCCAGGAAAGCTTTATCTCATTTCACCTTGGTTAGATATTTCGTTATCCAATCAGGAGATAACTGAACAAGTGCAGAAAAAAGATCCTATCCAAAATATTTTCAGTTTACAGTCTATTGCAAAAGTATGGGCCGATGATCTGGAGCGTAAAAACCCACGTATTTCACCGATGTATGGACCTGTGAGAGGATTGCCACCTGTGTACATGTTTGGAGGCACGTGTGAGGTGTTTTATCCTGATATGAGAAAGTTAGCGGATTATTTTGAAGCAGAACAACAGCCGATTCATTTTTATGAATATCGCGATATGGTGACAGCATTTCCGTTGTATCCTATTGTTGAGTCGAGGAAAGTGTTGAAGCAGATTCGAAAAACGATTGATTCGTGA